ACCCATGTTTATGTCCATTCGGCAGCTTCGGACCAGATAGCTTTCATCAAAGCTTACGGAAGAGACGTTTTGCCAGCATTAAAAGAGAAGTGATTGGTATCCTGAAAAAAATATCAAAAATTAGACTCATATAGGATAAAAAGTAGTTACTCGCATTCCCTCTTATCGAAACCGTACTTGAAGTTTACGATATCTGAAACTGTCAATAATATCAAGTATGACTTCAGTATTGTTCCTGTTGCCTTCTGGTATTTAACGCGGAGGCAAAGTGGAAAGGCGCCCCTTCCTAGACAGACATCAGTCTGCCCTGGGGGGGGCACTTGGAATATTTACTTCGGATTAACCTACGAAAAGGAAATTTTCGAATTGCCATGGATCGGGATTGTGTTTCACGGCTGGATTTTCTTTGAAAAATATTTTGCGATTTTTAAGCGGTGTCCAGTCCGACGGTGTGGAAATTAACTTTCCAAGGTACGGTTTAGCAATATCCAGGACAAAATCATGAGGCAGGTCCTCAGGTGTTTTTATACCTTCTCTCGGGTTTTCAAGCATCCAGAGTATAGCAGCAACAATGCCTGCAGCTACCTGAACAGTAGTAGCATTCTGACCGGGAGCAAGGGATCTGGCCTCTTCAATGCTCAACGAACTCCCAGTCCACCAGGAATTATAAGAATGGCCCATCAAGAGTGCTCCCATCACATCCTCCCCAGATATAATTTCATTTGTCATAATCCTGAGTCTGGGTTGAAGCTCATAATTCCGGCCTCGCAATTCACAAAGAGAGGAAAGTGTATCATGACATGGCATATAAGCATAATGAACAGTAGGCCGATAGATCGCCTCATCATTTTCCCAAACAGTTAACAGTTTTGAAAGGCCATATGATTCGCCATGACGAATCGCCATACCTACAATTTCTTCATCCGGTATCCACGATCTGACCCAGGTATTAATGCCCATCCGGGGCAAGAAAATCGTATTTTTCAGTCCGTAAGGAGGTATATGCGCCAGGGGCGGCAATTTGCTCTCATGCGTTCCCCAGGCTATTTCAACCGGAGCCGTCCCTTCTTCCCTCAATCCTTCAATGCTCCATGTTCCTACAAATTCATTAACTTCCTTTGGCCGGTTGGTAATTTGAGTATCCCGCTCGCTACAATGGATCACTTTGATTCCCAATTTCTCAGCCAGGCGGGCAAAATCCCTGTTTTTTGCAAGAAGAGTAATTTCGTTTTCATCTTCGGGAGAGACTTTCTTATCCGCACAGGTGCGGGCGGCAATATCCAGCAAACCTTGCTTTACGAAGTGAGTTATCAGGCCAGGATTTGCTCCATGGTCAACAACAGCAGTCGGTGCATCTTTCCAGTCACGGGAAAGTTCAAGCAATCTCATTTGCCGTAAATAAAGCGATTTTTCCAGTAGACTTTGAGTCAAAAATTTCTCAGCAGGATCCCATACTTCAACTGAAGTGTTAACGTACAATACATTGTGATCATGGCACCACTTAATAATGTCATTGGCATCAATATTCCATGAAAGATCAATGATCAAGCCTTCATTTTCCATATATTGTGACAGAACCTGATCCAAATTTTTCGGGGTAATCTTTTCACAGACAAATCTCAGTCCCTGATTAGTATACTTTTTCAGGGCTTTTGATTTGTCTTCAAAATCAATTAAGGTAATGTTTTCTAGCGGAACATCGAGTTTGTCCAGTAAAAGGGGTAGGGTGCATTGTGAGACGGATCCATAGCCAATAATGAGGACTTTATTGGAAAACCTTTTTTTCATGGTTTCGTAAAACGTAAGGCACAGATATAACTTTTCTCATATTAACTTTTCTCAATAATGTGACCTGATTCCTCCAAACATGAGCGGATATCCATGATTGAAAAAGACAGTCATCCCGCATATTTTCTAAAAATCTGAACAATCTTCGTCCTAGATTAACAAAACAGATCGGGTGCAAATATGAAAAGTCAAGTTCTAAATTAAAAAATACATAATATCAGAGTGCGAGGAGTGCAATTCGAACGCAAGAACTCCTACGAGACTAGACTCTGAATCTGGCGCCTTTGACTTGGCTGGGCAATCCTCGCATTTTGGTTTGTTTAATGTTAAATAAAATTTAGTCATCTATATTAATCTCTGAAAGAAATATAATAGCCTCGGACTCGTAAGGTAAAAAATAGAAGGAAGTAATAATCATTCTTTATAATTAAGTTTCACCTTTGTTGCTTCCAGTACTTGACAAACTACAATAGTTCGAGTAAGGATTATTTTATTACAATCAGTAATACCTCTTCTGTAATTACAAAGCTACGAAAAGGCTCTGAATAAGGCTAGTTACCGCTTTATATAATTGTTCCACTGTGGCTGTCTTAAGGCTTTCTCCGCCAGTGTGTGGGTTCATTATAGTAGGTCCTATAGAGATGCAGTCCATCTCATCACCATATTTTTCTAAAACATAGCTGCATTCGAGACCAGCATGAATTACAGTTGCTTTGAACGCGTCACCATGAATTTCTTTGTACACATTTTTCGCTTTGTCAAGTAAGGCAGAATTATCATTTGGTTTCCACGATGGAAAAGGATTACCTGTTTCTACGGTGTATCTGTAGAGTCTCCCTATTGTCTTTTGTATTTGAATGAGGTTTTTCATAGAATCAAAATCAGAGCTGCGATTTGAAACATTTATTTCCACAATACCTTCTATTGAACTACCTTCTTTTGGCCTAATGGCAATATTAGCCAGATTGCATGAAGTCTCAACCAGGTTAGGTAATGTCGGAATCGTGCGGATAACGCCATATGGTATCTGCCGAAGCAAGCAAAGAAGCGTATCCGTTGATGCTTCATCAAGGGAATTCTGGATATAATCAGCTTTTTGGACATCACAAACAAATTCACTCTTCTCGAGTTGAGACTGCACCCTTAAAGCTTCACAATAGGCCTTAAAATCACTTCCAAATTCTGCCTCATTGTTACCTGAAAGAGTAATTATGGCACTTGCGCAGCTTGGAATTTTGTATAGATTAGGATCTTCGTCCCTTTCCATTGAAATGAGACGCAGATCATAGCTTTTAATACTTTTACCCAAAGAATCAAGGTTTGTGAGTCGGTTATTGAGTCGGATGAGAGCTTCAGTGAGAACTTTGATAGAATTAAGTCTTCCAGCGTTGATGTTAACTCCTGAATGTCCACCAAGTAGCCCTGAGATCGATAATTTCAGTGTAATAAAATCAGAAGGTATAGGCAATAAAGTAACATTTCCTTCATACTGAGTACGACACCCTCCAGCACTGCCGTAAATAATAATTTTTGCATTTTCTGCATCAAGATTTATGTACATTCTTCCTTCCAAGAGATTCTTGTTAAAACTCGCAGCCCCAATCATTTCGGTTTCTTCTTGGGCAGTAAATAAACACTCAATTGGGTAATCTTTGAGTTTCTTATCTTCTAAGAGGGCAAGTATGGTAGCTAAACCAATTCCATCATCTGCTCCCAATGTAGTGCCTTTTTCTGGATAAAAGACACTTTCCTTATCTCCGGCTTTTATCCACTTTACTCCCTCTTCATCAGTATAACCAAAGACATTTAAGGGGAAAATATTCTTATTAGGGGAACATACCATATCCATGTGAGCCTGCAAAGTGACATAAGGAGCACCAGAATACTTCCCTGAACCCTTTCTTCGAAGAACAATAACTCTTTCTCCAGGATATTTGGCATCTGGCTCGTAATAAGTGACTTCTACACCTTCCATTTCTTTAGCACACTGTATAATGTATTCCCGAACACTGTCCTCCTCGCCGGAGGGATGATATAGTTTTGTTAGTTCTATAAAATGATCATGAACGGCCTTTGGCTCAAAATAATCGTCCAATATTTTTGACATGAATTACCCGCTCCTGAAGATCTCTCGTAATTCCATAACAGTTTATGGTTCCATTATCAGCGCTAGGGAAAGTAGATTCAAGAGATGTTTCTTGCTAAATCCTAATAGGGCAATATACTTCGAATTATCTACATGATGAAGATAATGCGTAATAATGCGAACTAAGTAACCATTCACAACAGGATTATTAGGGAAGGAAGGCAAGTACTTACTTTTCTTATTATAATATCTGTGCAGCGTTGCCACTCCAAATTCTTTTCCATTTATCCCTTTAAGAAATGTACTTTATCAATATCAAATTCGATAATTTTTATGAAATCTTACTGCCTAATATATAATACTTCTCTGGCGAAAAGGAATGTCTGATTAAATAATATAGAAGGAGAAGATAATTCTACTTTAGTTTGAGGAAGTCAAAGTGAAGAATAATACAATTTTTCTCCTTAGTTTCTCTCAATAAACTTGTCAGTTAGAAATTAAATATTAATAAGCGTAACTAAAAAATTTGGCCATGTTAGGCTTTTTAGGTATACATTAACCCATTCCTGAACTAATCTATATTAAAAAATTAGATATTTAAACTACTCAAATTTAGTTTCTAATAAGTTCAAGGATCTGAGATAATTAAGTCTTGAAGATTAATTACAGGATGTAAAAAAAGAGCTACAAATTACTACTGATTACAGGAGAAAAGTTTGATGCGAGGAGTGCGATTCGAACGCACGAACTCCTACGAAACTGAACTCTGAATAAGTCATAATTCCTCCAGCTACTCCAGATAGGAACCCAACAGAATATTGTTGGAAAATGACAAGAGAAGAACTAATGTCAATAAAATCGTTCAAAAATATTAAAGTATTAAAAGAAGAATTGGAAGAATTTTGGGAAAGACATACCTTTTCATATAAAATGTCACACTATTTAAAGTGGTGACTTATGTGTGATTCCAATCCAGCAGCGCAGGTAGCGACCCTTTATTTGTTAGCTTTCGCGTCTTCTTCAATAAGCTTGCGGTAATTTTCTGTGATCTTTGCAAGGAATATGCGGTGAATTCCCGGCGTGTACCGGTACAGTCGCCATACGATATGTGCGCTGGCTGTCAGCGGTATAATAGCCTTGTTGCGCGCAACACCACGCAAGATATGTTTTGCGGCGGTGTCGGCCGACATTAAGTGCGATTTCGCTATTCTCTTTTGGACAATAGCACTGGAGGCGCCCACGACCTTGATCGTGTTAAATATATTGGTTTTAACATTTCCTGGGCACACCACGCTTACCTTGATGCCATAGCCTTCGGCTTCGGCACGCAGTGAGGTAGATAGTCCGACGACACCGTGCTTGGCGGTGGTATATGGTATACGCATAGAGGACGGTACTAATCCAGCAGCGGAAGAGATGTTGACGATATGACCACTCCCTTGTGCGATCATTTTTTTATAGGCAACATCGGTAACGTAAATCGCACCCCAGAGATTCACGTTGATTATGGATTTCCAGTTTTCTATGGGGATGTCTTTCATTTCACCGAAGATAGCGATACCGGCGCTGTTGATAACGAGGTTGAGTTGATCATGCTGCGCTATTATATTATCTATGGTCGCATTGATGGCAGCATAATCGGTGACATCGAGCAGCATGGCGAAACACTTACCACCTTCATCGATTAATGATTTCGCGGCAGTATCCACCTGTTCTTTGTTGCAATCAGTGAGAATAACCGTCCAGTTATCTCGAGCCAAGAGACGTGCTAATGCAAACCCAATACCTGAGGCTGCCCCTGTGATGAGTGCTACTTTTTCCATTGCTTCTCCTCCTCAATAAATTGTTTATGCTTTTGTCAAAACATCTCTATTTCTTAATCCAAGCAATCCAATACCTGTCAGTATAGCTGAAAGGCAAAGCAGCCAAAACAGCGGAAGCAGCGGCAGATTTGTAATACTAATGGTATAGTGAGCATAAGAAAAAGGAGAAATACCCATCAGCGACCAATCGATTATCTGCGCTTCCCAAGCAAACTCCAACATACTAAACAATAACCAAACCACCCATCCCAGCGCTGTTATTCGGGGCCATAAGCCATACAATAAAGCTGTTACGCCTAACAGTATCCATACAGGTGGAATTTTTGAAACGCTCATGCCAAAAATGTGCCAAAATTCATTGCTTAAATCGCCGGTTGCAAGCCCATAAACCAGTCCCCCGACAATGCCCATAACCAGCAGCAATGCAGCAGAACATAAAGATGCTACGATTAAATGGCTGCTCATCCATCGAATCCTACTAACTTTCTTATCCATCAGTATTTCTGCTCTGCCTTCGTTTTCTTCTTTTTTCAGATGCAATACAGCGGTCATGGCATAGACAGCCACAAAAAGAGATATCAGATAAAAGCTGATACTAATAAAGACATGGCCCAAACCCACCTCATCAGACCAACCTGTGCCACCCAGGTTCGACAGCCAATCACTCATTCCGCCGGTATTGGATAAACCGGGAGAAATGGCCGCAAACACAGCAATATACAATACTGTCCCCACTAACCAACCGATAAAACTTCTCTTATGCAGCCTCCAAGCTAACGCTAAAGGACTGGAAAAATGGAGAGTTGCTTCTGGGGGCCCGTTCCGGGCCAAAAGAACACCTGCCCCCAGGTCTCTGCGAGCAGAAAGCACATAAGCAATAACGATGGGTACAATCGCAAAAGCAACACAATATAACAGGTTCCAGCCATGATTGCCGGCAAATGGTTGGGTCAGCCGTTGCCATGCCATGGGTGTAATCCATCTTAATAAGGTATCGCCGCCTCCGAAGTTATTTAAAATCGCCATTGCGATTCCCAATCCCAAAGTTGCGACACCAATGCCTCGCGCAGTTCCGCTGTTTTCCCGGAGCTGAACACCTAAAGTGCCTATTCCAGCAAAAAAGAACCCAACGGCCGACATGGTCGCTCCAAACAGAAAGGAACCATCTGCAGCACCCCCAAGGGAAATGATACTCAAGGCTATCAGCACTCCTGCTGCCAAGTTTCCAACACAAGTCAAAATTAGCGCAGCAGTCAGGTTGGCATAACGGCCTACCACACAGGCACGAACCAACTCGCTGCGGCCCGTTTCTTCATCTGCGCGGGTGTGTCGGATTACGGTAAGTATGCTGCCGATCCCCAATGTCAATGCGATTTGTGAAACACCTCGCCATACAATAGCTCCTGGAAGATCAAAGGACATGACCGGGCCAAGAAGTGCAGAAATCAATGGATCTTTATCAAATTCAGTTAGAACACTCTGCAGTCCTTGGCTGGCCATTGCGATGAAAGTAGCTGCCGTTACCAAACTCAGAATCGCAGGAAGGAATATCCAGAGGGGCAGCAAGAACCTATCCCGGCGCAGAAATAGCCTGAAAAGTGTTCCGGTGCCTGCAAAATCACTGGTTTTCATCTCTAAACTCCTCCTCTTTCACGAATATCGTCACCATAATGGCGCATGAACAACTCCTCCAAGCTGGGAGGTTCAGCCGCCAAAGATTTGATCCCCAAAGGCAGCAATACCTCCATCACCTCGGTCATGGCATTGGAGTCTACAGAAAAACGGTACTTCAATCCATCTTGTAAAATATCATGAACTCCAGACAATTTTTCCAGCCCGATGGCAACGCTACCGGTCTCCACATTAACGGTGGTACGGGTAAGATGCCGAAGTTGGGATAAAGTTCCAGATTCTACAATCTGCCCTTGCCGGATAATGCTTACCTGGTCGCAAAGGGTCTCCACCTCAGACAGGATATGGCTTGACAGGAGCACGGTCTTGCCGGCTTTTTTTATTTCCGCCATGCACTCCTGAAAGATCACTTCCATCAGAGGGTCAAGTCCCGAGGTGGGCTCATCCAAAAGATATAGTTCCGCTTCACAGGAAAAGGCTGCCACCAAAGCTACTTTCTGCCGATTTCCTTTGGAATAGGTTCTGCTCTTTTTGGTTGGATCAAGCTGAAAGCGTTCCAGCAGTTGTTTTTTTCGAGAAACGTTAAGTCCTCCATGCAGCCGCCCAAGAAGGTCGATGATTTCACCTCCTGATAGATCTGGCCATAGAGTAACATCACCGGGGACATAAACAAGTCGGCGATGCAATTTCACTGCATCCTGCCAGGGATCTCCACCAAACAATGTAATTTCTCCCGACGTTTTTTGCAAAATTCCCAGCAGGATGCGAATAGTCGTAGACTTCCCAGCGCCGTTGGGACCAATAAACCCGTGTACTTCCCCTTGCTTCACTGTGAGATCAATTCCCTTTAATGCCTGGGTAGTGCCAAAGGACTTGGTCAGCTTCTGAATATGAATCACATTCATGTACATTCCTTTTGAATTTATATGTTTTATAATGATTTACTCTAATATCTCTATAACGTCTAACAATAAAAATTTTGCCAAATTTTATATATTTTATATTAACTCATTGTAAAACATTTAGTATTATTAAAATAAGGTGAAAATATGAACGGATTTAAACGTAGAACAGAGTTAAAAAAGGATAAAATACGCACCGCCGCTTTAGAGCTTTTTTGTACGTACGGTACAGATAAAACCAGTATAAATGAAAT
The genomic region above belongs to Methanosarcina horonobensis HB-1 = JCM 15518 and contains:
- a CDS encoding saccharopine dehydrogenase C-terminal domain-containing protein, whose translation is MKKRFSNKVLIIGYGSVSQCTLPLLLDKLDVPLENITLIDFEDKSKALKKYTNQGLRFVCEKITPKNLDQVLSQYMENEGLIIDLSWNIDANDIIKWCHDHNVLYVNTSVEVWDPAEKFLTQSLLEKSLYLRQMRLLELSRDWKDAPTAVVDHGANPGLITHFVKQGLLDIAARTCADKKVSPEDENEITLLAKNRDFARLAEKLGIKVIHCSERDTQITNRPKEVNEFVGTWSIEGLREEGTAPVEIAWGTHESKLPPLAHIPPYGLKNTIFLPRMGINTWVRSWIPDEEIVGMAIRHGESYGLSKLLTVWENDEAIYRPTVHYAYMPCHDTLSSLCELRGRNYELQPRLRIMTNEIISGEDVMGALLMGHSYNSWWTGSSLSIEEARSLAPGQNATTVQVAAGIVAAILWMLENPREGIKTPEDLPHDFVLDIAKPYLGKLISTPSDWTPLKNRKIFFKENPAVKHNPDPWQFENFLFVG
- a CDS encoding M20/M25/M40 family metallo-hydrolase, whose product is MSKILDDYFEPKAVHDHFIELTKLYHPSGEEDSVREYIIQCAKEMEGVEVTYYEPDAKYPGERVIVLRRKGSGKYSGAPYVTLQAHMDMVCSPNKNIFPLNVFGYTDEEGVKWIKAGDKESVFYPEKGTTLGADDGIGLATILALLEDKKLKDYPIECLFTAQEETEMIGAASFNKNLLEGRMYINLDAENAKIIIYGSAGGCRTQYEGNVTLLPIPSDFITLKLSISGLLGGHSGVNINAGRLNSIKVLTEALIRLNNRLTNLDSLGKSIKSYDLRLISMERDEDPNLYKIPSCASAIITLSGNNEAEFGSDFKAYCEALRVQSQLEKSEFVCDVQKADYIQNSLDEASTDTLLCLLRQIPYGVIRTIPTLPNLVETSCNLANIAIRPKEGSSIEGIVEINVSNRSSDFDSMKNLIQIQKTIGRLYRYTVETGNPFPSWKPNDNSALLDKAKNVYKEIHGDAFKATVIHAGLECSYVLEKYGDEMDCISIGPTIMNPHTGGESLKTATVEQLYKAVTSLIQSLFVAL
- a CDS encoding SDR family NAD(P)-dependent oxidoreductase; this translates as MEKVALITGAASGIGFALARLLARDNWTVILTDCNKEQVDTAAKSLIDEGGKCFAMLLDVTDYAAINATIDNIIAQHDQLNLVINSAGIAIFGEMKDIPIENWKSIINVNLWGAIYVTDVAYKKMIAQGSGHIVNISSAAGLVPSSMRIPYTTAKHGVVGLSTSLRAEAEGYGIKVSVVCPGNVKTNIFNTIKVVGASSAIVQKRIAKSHLMSADTAAKHILRGVARNKAIIPLTASAHIVWRLYRYTPGIHRIFLAKITENYRKLIEEDAKANK
- a CDS encoding ABC transporter permease, which translates into the protein MKTSDFAGTGTLFRLFLRRDRFLLPLWIFLPAILSLVTAATFIAMASQGLQSVLTEFDKDPLISALLGPVMSFDLPGAIVWRGVSQIALTLGIGSILTVIRHTRADEETGRSELVRACVVGRYANLTAALILTCVGNLAAGVLIALSIISLGGAADGSFLFGATMSAVGFFFAGIGTLGVQLRENSGTARGIGVATLGLGIAMAILNNFGGGDTLLRWITPMAWQRLTQPFAGNHGWNLLYCVAFAIVPIVIAYVLSARRDLGAGVLLARNGPPEATLHFSSPLALAWRLHKRSFIGWLVGTVLYIAVFAAISPGLSNTGGMSDWLSNLGGTGWSDEVGLGHVFISISFYLISLFVAVYAMTAVLHLKKEENEGRAEILMDKKVSRIRWMSSHLIVASLCSAALLLVMGIVGGLVYGLATGDLSNEFWHIFGMSVSKIPPVWILLGVTALLYGLWPRITALGWVVWLLFSMLEFAWEAQIIDWSLMGISPFSYAHYTISITNLPLLPLFWLLCLSAILTGIGLLGLRNRDVLTKA
- a CDS encoding ABC transporter ATP-binding protein codes for the protein MYMNVIHIQKLTKSFGTTQALKGIDLTVKQGEVHGFIGPNGAGKSTTIRILLGILQKTSGEITLFGGDPWQDAVKLHRRLVYVPGDVTLWPDLSGGEIIDLLGRLHGGLNVSRKKQLLERFQLDPTKKSRTYSKGNRQKVALVAAFSCEAELYLLDEPTSGLDPLMEVIFQECMAEIKKAGKTVLLSSHILSEVETLCDQVSIIRQGQIVESGTLSQLRHLTRTTVNVETGSVAIGLEKLSGVHDILQDGLKYRFSVDSNAMTEVMEVLLPLGIKSLAAEPPSLEELFMRHYGDDIRERGGV